Proteins found in one Choristoneura fumiferana chromosome 16, NRCan_CFum_1, whole genome shotgun sequence genomic segment:
- the Tsf1 gene encoding transferrin 1 — MTLKYLLVLVALTGAHCKTAYKICVPVQHLKACQAMLEVETKSKAALECVTARDRVECLYQVQQRQADLVPVDPEDMYVATNIPNQDFVLFQEYRTEDEPDAEFRYQAVIVVHKDLPVNNLDQLKGLKSCHTGVNRNVGYKIPLTMLMKRNVFPKMNDPHYSPKENELRAFSTFFKQSCIVGNWSPDQRTNSAWKAQYSQLCALCEHPDKCNYPDNFSGYDGALRCLAHNGGEVAFTKVIYVRKFFGLPVGTIPASQSSENPDEFAYLCADGSKVPVREKACSWAARPWQGLLGHNDVTAKLTPLREKIKQLAVAGWATQPPPDWFTNVLGLTDKIHHVADNVPIAPATYLKKANYTEVIERGHGVPEPIVRLCVTSNVALAKCQTMATFAYSRDIRPKLDCVQEASETDCLKNVQDNGSDLAAVDEMKVAQAAKKYHLHPVFHEVYGPEKKPRYAVAVVKKSSTFTKPEDLRGKRSCHDAFGSFSGLKAPLFYLINKGLITPDDCVKKIGTFFSGGACLPEVDKLENNPKGDDVSILKKQCPADNKPLTCLKEDHGDVAFVSSADLQNLDESQYELLCLNRDRGGRDSFANFATCNIAMIPSRSWLAAKDSLSDVSIAHTPLSLAELLDKKTDLFNIYGEYLKNNNVIFNNAATGLATTEKLDFDKFKAIHDVISNCGIA, encoded by the exons ATGACATTGAAATATCTCCTAGTGTTGGTGGCCCTGACCGGAGCGCACTGCAAAACAGCAT ATAAAATATGTGTTCCTGTGCAGCATTTGAAAGCTTGCCAGGCCATGCTGGAGGTGGAGACCAAAAGCAAGGCGGCATTGGAATGTGTAACCGCTAGAGAcag GGTAGAATGTCTGTATCAAGTGCAGCAGCGGCAGGCGGACTTGGTGCCCGTGGACCCTGAAGACATGTATGTGGCGACTAACATACCGAACCAAGACTTTGTTCTCTTTCAAGAATACAGGACTGAAGACGAACCGGACG CGGAATTCCGGTACCAAGCTGTCATTGTGGTCCACAAAGACCTGCCTGTGAACAATCTCGACCAGCTGAAAGGTTTGAAGTCCTGCCACACCGGGGTCAACAGAAACGTTGGTTATaag ATACCTCTAACGATGCTGATGAAACGCAACGTGTTCCCCAAAATGAACGACCCCCACTACTCCCCGAAAGAGAACGAGCTGCGGGCGTTCTCCACATTCTTCAAACAGTCCTGCATCGTTGGCAACTGGTCGCCCGATCAGAGGACCAACTCGGCATGGA AGGCGCAATACAGCCAGCTCTGTGCTTTATGCGAGCACCCGGACAAATGCAACTACCCGGACAACTTCAGTGGTTACGACGGCGCTCTTCGCTGTTTAGCGCACAATGGCGGAGAGGTCGCGTTCACTAAGGTCATCTATGTCCGGAAGTTCTTTGGG CTCCCAGTAGGAACCATCCCAGCCAGCCAATCATCGGAGAACCCCGACGAATTCGCATATCTTTGCGCTGACGGGTCTAAAGTGCCGGTCAGAGAAAAGGCCTGTTCCTGGGCAGCGAGACCGTGGCAAGGCCTGTTGGGGCACAATGACGTTACAGCCAAACTGACGCCTTTGAGGGAGAAGATAAAGCAGCTTGCTGTAGCTG GTTGGGCCACCCAACCCCCACCAGACTGGTTCACCAACGTACTTGGTCTCACCGATAAGATTCACCACGTAGCCGACAATGTCCCCATCGCACCTGCAACATACCTTAAGAAAGCAAACTACACTGAGGTCATTGAGAGGGGGCATGGAGTGCCAGAGCCTATTGTCAG GTTATGCGTGACGTCAAACGTGGCACTCGCCAAATGCCAAACCATGGCCACCTTTGCCTACAGCCGCGACATCCGCCCGAAGCTCGACTGTGTGCAAGAGGCTTCCGAGACAGATTGTCTTAAGaac gtACAAGATAATGGGTCGGACTTGGCGGCAGTAGACGAGATGAAAGTAGCTCAAGCCGCCAAAAAATACCACCTCCACCCAGTTTTCCACGAAGTGTATGGGCCTGAGAAAAAACCGAGATATGCCGTAGCCGTTGTTAAGAAGAGTTCAACGTTCACGAAACCGGAAGACTTGAGAGGAAAAAG GTCCTGCCATGATGCTTTTGGTAGCTTCAGCGGACTGAAAGCGCCACTTTTCTACCTCATAAATAAGGGTCTCATTACACCAGACGAT TGCGTTAAGAAGATCGGAACATTCTTCTCAGGAGGAGCTTGTTTGCCGGAAGTTGACAAACTCGAAAATAATCCCAAAG gtgATGACGTGTCAATCCTGAAGAAGCAATGTCCCGCTGACAACAAACCCTTGACTTGCCTAAAAGAGGATCACGGTGATGTTGCTTTTGTATCCA gCGCCGACTTACAAAATTTAGACGAGTCGCAATACGAACTACTTTGCCTGAACCGAGACCGCGGCGGACGGGATTCTTTCGCCAACTTTGCCACTTGCAACATTGCCATGATTCCATCAAGATCCTGGCTGGCCGCTAAAGATTCTCTCTCAGATGTATCCATAGCCCACACGCCTTTGAGTTTAGCTGAACTGCTGGATAAGAAGACAGACCTGTTCAATATTTATGGAGAATATTTGAAGAACAATAACGTCATTTTCAAT AATGCTGCAACAGGTCTAGCGACTACTGAAAAACTTGACTTTGATAAGTTCAAAGCAATCCATGATGTCATTTCTAACTGTGGTATTGCCTAA
- the SdhC gene encoding succinate dehydrogenase, subunit C: MAFISCGRLGTKSVLANLSRLPTLLSTAQYAQAAAGAPKLTFKKYEPPIQEHYDVKNARLSRPLSPHLTIYQPQLTSMLSITHRITGMMLTGYATVLGVGALVSPHDVSHYVTMVEGLNLSPVTLILIKAILASPFAYHFVNGLRHLYWDTAKGLSIKEVYSTGYAMLAGTLVMTLILAAL; the protein is encoded by the exons ATGGCTTTCATTTCTTGCGGGAG ATTGGGTACGAAGTCTGTGCTTGCTAACTTAAGTAGGCTTCCTACTCTACTGAGCACCGCTCAGTACGCCCAAGCGGCCGCCGGTGCGCCTAAACTTACTTTTAAGAAGTACGAACCACCTATTCAAGAGCATTACGACGTTAAGAATGCTCGGCTCAGCCGCCCGCTTTCCCCACATCTCACCATCTATCAACCCCAGCTGACGAGTATGTTGTCTATTACACATCGCATTACAG gTATGATGCTCACGGGTTATGCAACAGTACTCGGTGTTGGTGCTTTGGTTTCGCCACACGACGTTTCTCACTATGTCACTATGGTTGAGGGGCTGAATTTGTCCCCAGTCACCCTTATCCTAATAAAGGCAATCCTTGCCTCTCCTTTCGCATACCACTTTGTCAATGGACTCCGTCATCTATACTGGGACACTGCCAAAGGCTTGTCTATCAAGGAAGTGTACTCAACGGGCTATGCTATGCTAGCAGGAACCTTGGTTATGACTCTTATCCTAGCAGCTTTATAA
- the LOC141436449 gene encoding acylphosphatase-1-like: MFRFLLLTTAACVVRSNSSTATIAMAVRSVDFEVFGRVQGVFFRKYTKEQAEKLGLRGWCKNTAHGTVLGHVQGPAYKVETMMNWLKTTGSPTSQIEKAEFRNQKDLDDFTFQSFDIRKD, translated from the exons ATGTTTCGTTTCTTGTTGCTGACGACTGCTGCTTGTGTTGTGAGGTCGAATAGCAGCACAGCAACAATAGCCATGGCAGTTAGATCAGTGGATTTCGAAGTTTTCGGCAGAGTGCAAGGGGTGTTTTTCCGGAAG TACACAAAGGAGCAAGCAGAGAAGTTAGGCCTGCGAGGATGGTGCAAGAATACAGCCCATGGCACAGTTCTGGGACATGTGCAAGGACCAGCATATAAAGTGGAAACCAT gatGAACTGGCTCAAGACTACAGGAAGTCCCACTAGCCAAATAGAGAAGGCCGAGTTTAGGAACCAAAAGGACCTCGACGACTTTACATTTCAAAGCTTTGACATCAGAAAAGACTGA